In the Rubripirellula tenax genome, one interval contains:
- a CDS encoding DUF1559 domain-containing protein encodes MRNTNSRRGFTLVELLVVIAIIGVLVGLLLPAVQAAREAARRMSCSNNFKQLGLGIHNYHSAYKQLPTHGTGSHDDPIATQSQHWRSTNFSNHERLSMLVPILPFVEQQALWEQISNPNAERSDGDLMAAIGTPTVPWNAMGPTPDQIQYKPWVNEIPTFRCPSDPGIGLPALGRTNYGACLGDSMWLAQQGRKDVLRNEPTSATAQEGRAACRGFFITANRSKFRDTLDGLSNTIAMGEMITALQDGDKRGNGVATNGGNSGPFGHAALRNNPNLCTDSGYIDPLRPQFYLPNFQQQNRRNFARGHRWADCLPIMSAVMTILPPNREACGRFNALGTTLVATVSSRHQGGAHILMGDGAVKFITDSIEAGNSNAGMVWHNGTGVSAPGSMSPYGLWGSLGTRASSEVIEEEL; translated from the coding sequence ATGCGAAACACAAATTCTAGAAGAGGTTTCACGCTTGTGGAGCTTCTCGTCGTGATCGCCATCATTGGGGTGTTGGTCGGGTTGCTGCTACCGGCGGTCCAGGCCGCTCGTGAGGCCGCTCGGCGGATGAGCTGTAGCAACAATTTTAAGCAGCTTGGGCTGGGTATTCACAACTACCATTCGGCGTACAAGCAGCTTCCAACACATGGAACAGGATCACACGACGATCCGATTGCGACGCAGTCTCAGCATTGGCGGTCGACAAATTTTAGCAACCATGAACGCCTCAGTATGCTTGTTCCGATTTTACCGTTCGTTGAACAACAAGCGCTTTGGGAGCAAATCTCCAACCCAAATGCAGAACGATCTGACGGTGACCTGATGGCTGCGATTGGAACGCCCACCGTCCCTTGGAATGCGATGGGCCCCACCCCTGATCAGATTCAATACAAGCCCTGGGTCAATGAGATCCCTACCTTCCGGTGTCCCAGCGATCCAGGAATAGGGTTGCCCGCCTTGGGCCGCACGAACTACGGAGCATGCCTCGGCGATTCGATGTGGCTCGCTCAACAAGGCAGGAAAGATGTACTTCGTAACGAACCAACAAGCGCCACAGCACAGGAAGGTCGTGCCGCCTGTCGTGGTTTCTTCATCACGGCTAACAGGTCAAAGTTTCGTGATACGCTCGATGGCTTGTCGAACACCATTGCGATGGGCGAGATGATCACCGCTTTGCAAGATGGCGACAAGCGTGGGAACGGCGTTGCAACCAACGGAGGAAATTCGGGCCCATTCGGCCATGCGGCATTGCGAAACAACCCCAACCTCTGTACTGACAGTGGCTATATTGATCCTTTGCGACCACAGTTCTACCTCCCCAATTTTCAACAGCAAAACCGGCGCAACTTCGCCCGGGGGCATCGCTGGGCTGACTGCTTGCCAATTATGTCCGCAGTCATGACCATTCTTCCGCCAAACCGTGAAGCATGTGGCCGTTTCAATGCCTTGGGGACAACCCTTGTGGCAACGGTTTCAAGTCGGCACCAAGGTGGTGCTCACATTTTGATGGGTGATGGAGCCGTGAAGTTCATCACGGATTCGATCGAGGCGGGTAACTCAAATGCGGGGATGGTTTGGCATAATGGCACTGGCGTTAGCGCGCCGGGGTCCATGAGCCCGTATGGATTGTGGGGCTCTCTGGGCACCCGAGCTTCCTCGGAAGTCATTGAGGAAGAGCTGTAG
- a CDS encoding DUF2141 domain-containing protein, which yields MEPHEPSAPPSLWQENHGNLLLGFAVLVTIGGAMILLYIQNRFVPPRFPNEASIVIPDSPDGVETPVDGNAISVSLMGAANDEGTFRLAFYENSESFNDVERAFLRTTAPIKDGECRIRVGYEMIPEEFAVAAYHDENDNGVLDRNRLGIPTERYGFSSNARGLTGPPDYEEATVQRPEVGGSITIAIR from the coding sequence ATGGAACCACATGAACCGTCAGCCCCGCCCAGCTTGTGGCAGGAAAACCACGGGAACTTGTTGTTAGGATTCGCCGTTTTGGTGACAATCGGCGGCGCGATGATTCTCCTTTACATCCAGAATCGTTTCGTGCCACCGCGTTTTCCCAATGAAGCGTCGATCGTCATCCCGGATTCCCCCGACGGCGTTGAAACCCCCGTGGATGGCAATGCGATCTCGGTCAGTCTGATGGGCGCCGCTAATGACGAAGGCACGTTTCGCTTGGCGTTCTATGAAAACAGTGAATCGTTCAATGACGTGGAACGGGCGTTTTTAAGAACGACCGCGCCGATCAAAGACGGCGAGTGCCGGATTCGTGTCGGTTACGAAATGATCCCGGAAGAGTTTGCGGTCGCGGCTTACCATGACGAAAACGACAACGGTGTCTTGGATCGAAATCGCCTGGGGATTCCAACCGAGCGTTACGGATTCTCATCGAATGCACGAGGGTTGACCGGTCCGCCGGATTACGAAGAGGCGACCGTTCAGCGTCCCGAAGTCGGTGGATCGATCACGATCGCGATTCGGTAA
- a CDS encoding DUF481 domain-containing protein, whose protein sequence is MNQTTFNAFVIALAVVWTSGSAVADETTTPSWMRGVSTFNGTGYDLPDTDALPVAIASPAAPASTVSPAAPSSTFTLPTISGASDGGAPPYVVPVDPASPRSNPYVASQSVANPYFDMPRANTSAVARAILDSSSSSAPNPTSSSSVKTVSNEVPSLPMPLVSPSQSTDESYVGSSVVPASPSDVSAFDQAMGDQAAIDTPPLQESVTHWYQYPARWMKGWDSNAEFGIDGSGGNAETLALQTGLELKRKTDISTFTIDVDYRQASSRDTTIEDNGRFNLDYDRLLGDTNWSLFGKFGLEWDKFKAFDLRINTNAGLGYHWIRTDTATLVTRFGAGASKEIGSPDDAWSPEAVFGIEAERQLTDRQKLKGKVDYFPAWDDFNNYRLVADASWEMLLDGSDNLSLKLAATDRYDSTPQGARPNDIYYSLLLLYKF, encoded by the coding sequence ATGAACCAAACCACCTTCAACGCATTTGTCATCGCCCTCGCCGTCGTATGGACGAGCGGCTCCGCTGTTGCCGACGAAACCACGACACCGTCATGGATGCGTGGCGTGTCGACATTCAACGGAACCGGCTACGACTTGCCGGATACCGACGCATTGCCCGTTGCCATTGCTTCGCCCGCTGCCCCGGCTTCGACGGTTTCCCCTGCTGCTCCGTCATCGACGTTCACTTTGCCAACGATCTCCGGTGCATCCGATGGCGGTGCGCCGCCGTACGTTGTTCCGGTTGATCCCGCATCACCACGATCGAATCCTTACGTCGCAAGTCAATCGGTCGCCAATCCGTATTTCGACATGCCGCGTGCGAACACGTCGGCCGTCGCACGAGCGATCTTGGATTCATCAAGTTCTTCGGCGCCAAACCCCACATCGAGTTCGTCAGTCAAAACGGTTTCTAATGAGGTGCCGTCGTTGCCGATGCCACTGGTCAGTCCTTCACAATCGACTGATGAATCTTACGTTGGAAGTTCGGTCGTCCCAGCATCACCATCCGATGTTTCGGCGTTCGACCAAGCCATGGGAGATCAAGCAGCCATCGATACACCACCGCTGCAAGAATCGGTGACGCATTGGTACCAGTATCCGGCGCGATGGATGAAGGGATGGGATTCAAATGCCGAATTTGGAATCGACGGAAGCGGTGGTAACGCGGAAACATTGGCTCTGCAAACGGGGCTCGAATTGAAACGCAAAACTGACATTTCGACGTTCACCATCGATGTCGATTATCGCCAAGCGAGCAGTCGTGACACGACGATCGAGGATAACGGTCGATTCAATTTGGACTATGACCGGCTATTGGGTGATACCAATTGGTCGTTGTTCGGCAAGTTTGGTTTGGAATGGGACAAGTTCAAAGCGTTCGATTTGAGAATCAATACGAACGCCGGTTTGGGGTATCACTGGATCCGAACGGACACGGCGACATTGGTCACTCGCTTCGGTGCTGGTGCGTCAAAAGAGATCGGTTCGCCCGACGATGCGTGGTCGCCCGAAGCCGTGTTCGGTATCGAAGCCGAACGCCAGCTGACCGATCGCCAAAAATTGAAGGGTAAGGTCGATTACTTTCCGGCCTGGGATGATTTCAACAACTACCGTTTGGTGGCGGATGCTTCTTGGGAAATGCTGCTAGACGGAAGCGACAATCTTAGCTTGAAGCTGGCCGCAACCGATCGTTACGACAGCACGCCTCAGGGTGCCAGGCCCAACGACATCTACTATTCGTTGCTGCTGCTGTACAAGTTTTGA
- a CDS encoding PTS sugar transporter subunit IIA, whose translation MEDLDVAQLAAYLHLLPDQVSKMAMRGKLPGRKVSGEWRFSEAEIHHWLEEQIGVSDSEELGKVQRVLDRAAPEIVDRPIHELCQIESIEVPLNARTRGSVIRSMCGLAGNTGLMWDAPTMAEAVAAREQMHPTALDCGVALLHPRRPQTSILADSVIALAVCSSAIPFSDRGQLTDVFFLICSYDDTVHLRILAKLSRMISAGDMLENLRMARSPMDAWHALKDAEAVIDEA comes from the coding sequence ATGGAAGATCTCGACGTCGCCCAGCTCGCCGCCTATTTGCACCTGCTACCCGATCAAGTCTCCAAAATGGCGATGCGGGGCAAGCTCCCCGGTCGCAAGGTCAGTGGCGAGTGGCGATTCAGCGAAGCCGAAATCCATCACTGGCTGGAAGAACAAATCGGCGTCAGCGACTCCGAAGAACTGGGCAAGGTGCAACGCGTGCTGGACCGTGCTGCCCCCGAGATTGTCGACCGACCGATTCACGAATTGTGCCAAATCGAGTCGATCGAAGTGCCGCTGAACGCGCGGACGCGGGGATCCGTCATCCGTTCGATGTGCGGTTTGGCCGGCAACACGGGGTTGATGTGGGACGCACCGACCATGGCCGAGGCCGTTGCGGCCCGCGAACAAATGCATCCGACGGCGCTGGATTGCGGGGTGGCATTGCTGCACCCTCGCCGGCCTCAAACTTCGATCTTGGCGGACTCGGTGATCGCGCTTGCGGTGTGTTCGTCGGCGATCCCTTTTTCGGACCGCGGTCAGTTAACGGACGTCTTCTTTCTGATCTGCTCTTACGACGACACCGTCCACCTTCGTATCCTGGCCAAGCTTAGCCGAATGATCTCGGCCGGTGACATGCTCGAAAATTTGCGGATGGCCCGGTCGCCTATGGATGCATGGCATGCCTTGAAAGATGCCGAAGCCGTGATCGATGAAGCTTGA